From Fusarium fujikuroi IMI 58289 draft genome, chromosome FFUJ_chr07, a single genomic window includes:
- a CDS encoding probable endo-polygalacturonase 6 translates to MARDNLSIVLAERPTTDIIPGQTFTQKTSPAPTPADLQDGQILVETLYLSLDPAMRGWLRDMRSYLPPVQIGQTMRGSCACRVLASKSKQAKEGDIVSALTGWTEFAILPEGRFEPASLYPGLQDPKDMLSALGMTSLTAWVGMSKIADPKPGELVVVSGAAGATGSVAGQIAKLKGARVVGIAGGDDKCKWLTEELGFDVALNYKADDFKEKFAEATKDYIDVYYDNVGGDILDMCLMRAKEHARFIECGLVSQYNAAKPQGPRAFSQIVTMRIRMQGFIVLDHVKDFPAARAELAQWIAEGKLKKTETVVRGGLKVAEQALVDLYKGINTGKLIVEIKNHNETPSKL, encoded by the exons ATGGCCCGTGATAACCTCTCCATCGTGCTCGCCGAACGTCCCACCACAGACATCATCCCCGGCCAGACCTTTACCCAAAAGACATCTCCAGCTCCCACACCAGCTGATCTCCAAGATGGTCAAATCCTAGTTGAGACCCTCTACCTGTCCCTCGACCCCGCCATGCGAGGCTGGCTCCGAG ACATGCGATCTTACCTCCCTCCCGTTCAGATCGGCCAAACCATGCGTGGTTCATGCGCATGCCGCGTCCTCGCCTCCAAGAGCAAGCAGGCCAAGGAGGGCGACATCGTCTCCGCCCTAACAGGCTGGACTGAATTCGCCATTCTCCCCGAAGGTCGTTTCGAGCCTGCGTCTTTGTACCCCGGTCTCCAGGACCCGAAGGACATGCTTTCTGCTCTTGGAATGACCAGCTTGACTGCTTGGGTTGGAATGTCCAAGATCGCTGACCCCAAGCCCGGTGAGCTCGTCGTCGTGTCgggtgctgctggtgctaCCGGAAGTGTGGCGGGCCAGATCGCTAAGCTCAAGGGTGCGAGGGTCGTGGGTATTGCGGGTGGTGATGATAAGTGCAAGTGGCTCACTGAGGAGTTGGGCTTCGATGTTGCGCTGAACTACAAGGCGGACGATTTCAAGGAAAAGTTCGCCGAGGCGACAAAGGACTATATCGATGTCTACTACGACAATG TCGGTGGCGATATCCTCGACATGTGTCTCATGCGAGCAAAGGAACACGCCCGCTTCATCGAGTGCGGTCTCGTCAGCCAGTACAACGCCGCCAAGCCCCAGGGCCCCCGAGCATTCTCCCAGATCGTCACCATGCGCATCCGAATGCAGGGcttcatcgtcctcgacCACGTCAAGGACTTCCCCGCGGCCCGTGCTGAGCTGGCTCAGTGGATCGCTGAGGGtaagctcaagaagaccgaGACTGTTGTTCGTGGTGGTCTCAAGGTTGCTGAGCAGGCTCTTGTGGACCTGTACAAGGGCATCAACACTGGAAAGTTGATTgtggagatcaagaaccacAATGAGACCCCCTCGAAGCTGTAG
- a CDS encoding related to integral membrane protein gives MDVPVAANILGTLGAVCWSIQLIPQIIVNYRRHNATGLQPSMMMLWAWAGVPLGVYNIVKEFNIALRIQPQILTLLSLVTWIQCYYYERKWSVYRSLLVVIPIAAVMGGIQAGLIIALRIAKTRSLEWPLILMASLSAALLAAGVLTHYWDIWKHRTVRGISFLFVAIDAAGDVFSLVSVFFQPELDVLGIVIYATEFVLWCGVFACGGYYNLLPWVRKRFGGESKRPEGEESAGDGVMMNENVSSSSVFRTVSGNGEGVRARNAHRVSQDIE, from the exons ATGGATGTACCTGTCGCAGCCAATATTCTAGGTACCCTCGGGGCT GTCTGTTGGTCAATCCAG CTGATTCCTCAAATCATCGTAAATTATAGAAGGCACAATGCAACGGGTCTTCAACCGtcaatgatgatgctctGGGCATGGGCAGGTGTTCCGCTGGGCGTGTacaacatcgtcaaagagTTCAACATCGCCTTACGGATACAGCCTCAGATCTTGACGCTTTTGAGTCTTGTGACTTGGATCCAATGTTACTACTACGAACGA AAATGGAGTGTGTACCGCTCTCTCCTCGTTGTCATCCCAATTGCCGCCGTGATGGGAGGTATCCAGGCCGgtctcatcatcgccctTCGCATCGCCAAAACCCGCTCATTAGAATGgcctctcatcctcatggCGTCTCTATCCGCAGCCTTACTCGCAGCAGGCGTACTCACCCACTACTGGGACATCTGGAAACACCGAACAGTCCGTGGCATTTCATTTCTGTTCGTCGCCATTGACGCAGCAGGCGATGTGTTCTCACTTGTGTCCGTGTTCTTCCAGCctgagcttgatgttctcggcATTGTCATCTACGCGACAGAGTTTGTTCTGTGGTGTGGTGTTTTTGCTTGTGGTGGGTATTATAACCTTTTGCCCTGGGTCAGAAAGAGGTTTGGGGGTGAGAGTAAGAGGCCTGAAGGGGAAGAGAGCGCAGGGGATGGGGTCATGATGAATGAGAATGTGTCTTCGAGTTCAGTGTTTAGGACTGTCAGTGGGAATGGAGAGGGCGTGAGGGCGAGGAATGCACATCGTGTGTCTCAAGATATTGAGTGA
- a CDS encoding related transcriptional activator — translation MFSHPLHGAGQSDLSRSGSGSGRPLMATSGASVGNANARARPCDTCRVRKTRCVKEEGQTRCVLCTFHNQPCTFLRGPTPRQRRQNREKEREKQNDARDGDENQGNSTTSPVAGLEMGASPSSRHGDAASTPASVESNQQFTQMQQVMPFEDNMPEPSRPSILSNTLGLDLKTHAEYIGPTDYRDPVLLDLHRPNLLNQEAPPLPTTSTFARRLDYQTVFLVHPDESTASEKMRIADLDAIEATVHPLGRTLVDLYFRIVHPSFPILHKDVFISKHRLSHRHFAPSLLAAVYLVALDWQLYDSQLAGREVESIPDPAALEELAERTINQDMRRPKLSTLEAGLLLLQRNRKIVESGSHTHPMSNRMFTAQIVAMAQDLGIHIDCSSWSIPAWEVGLRRRLAWALYMQDRWGACVHGRPFLIQDNDWDVRPCTAPDYPELGQMDPEANPDHTSPIIVGWDLFIRHIELTQILSDVIRTFYSAAATRVGGTLDQMGVVAAVELAKPLVFRLREWHANLPARLQLQNTQLRELCANGALHLAHAAVEIALHRALVRITTPDTPASLYEVLRSTARAKLQSAIELLGSLRPEHTAAFWGSAAAYQAAEIGSLAGLLWATADSFDEMAWCASRVDELRWALRVRGAAAPFAREALRLLERDIGGLGMVKTANDSIS, via the coding sequence ATGTTCTCGCACCCGCTTCACGGCGCCGGCCAGTCTGATCTCTCCCGGTCCGGCTCCGGATCTGGCCGTCCTCTGATGGCTACCTCCGGGGCGTCTGTCGGTAATGCTAACGCCCGTGCGCGACCATGTGACACGTGCCGTGTTCGTAAGACGCGGTGTGTAAAGGAGGAGGGTCAGACGAGATGTGTTTTATGTACTTTTCACAACCAGCCTTGTACGTTCCTGCGTGGGCCTACACCTCGTCAGAGAAGACAGAATCGGGAAAAGGAACGTGAGAAGCAGAATGATGctcgagatggagatgagaatCAGGGAAACTCTACGACATCGCCTGTCGCGGGCCTTGAGATGGGGGCGTCTCCGTCGAGTCGACATGGTGATGCTGCGTCTACTCCCGCGAGTGTGGAAAGTAACCAGCAGTTCACTCAAATGCAGCAAGTGATGCCCTTTGAGGACAACATGCCTGAACCGTCCCGTCCCAGTATTCTCAGCAATACCCTCGGCCTGGACTTGAAGACGCATGCTGAGTATATCGGACCAACCGACTATCGTGATCCtgttcttctcgacctcCATCGCCCAAATTTGTTGAACCAGGAGGCTCCGCCGCTGCCTACAACCTCTACATTTGCTAGACGATTGGACTATCAGACTGTCTTCCTCGTTCATCCTGATGAATCTACTGCTTCGGAGAAGATGCGCATTGCAGATTTGGATGCCATCGAAGCGACAGTTCACCCCCTTGGCCGCACGCTGGTCGATCTCTACTTTCGAATTGTTCACCCCAGCTTTCCGATCTTGCATAAAGATGTCTTTATCAGCAAGCATCGTTTATCTCACCGACATTTTGCACCATCTTTACTTGCTGCAGTGTATCTGGTAGCTCTTGATTGGCAACTCTACGACAGTCAGCTTGCAGGACGCGAAGTCGAATCTATCCCGGATCCAGCAGCTCTCGAAGAACTAGCTGAACGAACTATCAACCAGGATATGCGACGGCCCAAGCTTAGTACGCTGGAGGCTGGTTTACTTCTCCTGCAACGAAACCGAAAGATTGTCGAGTCTGGGTCTCACACGCACCCAATGTCGAACCGCATGTTCACGGCTCAGATTGTCGCCATGGCTCAAGATCTGGGTATTCACATCGACTGTAGTTCCTGGTCAATACCCGCATGGGAAGTCGGTCTACGGCGAAGACTCGCTTGGGCTTTGTACATGCAAGATCGCTGGGGAGCATGTGTTCACGGGCGGCCCTTTCTAATCCAGGACAATGACTGGGATGTCAGGCCTTGCACTGCCCCAGATTATCCCGAGCTTGGTCAGATGGATCCTGAAGCGAACCCGGATCATACTTCGCCTATCATTGTCGGATGGGACTTGTTCATTCGTCACATTGAGCTGACACAGATTCTGAGTGATGTCATTCGAACATTCTACAGTGCTGCAGCCACTCGCGTTGGAGGGACATTGGATCAGATGGGCGTCGTCGCTGCTGTTGAACTGGCGAAGCCTCTTGTCTTTCGTCTTCGAGAGTGGCACGCGAATCTACCAGCTCGACTGCAGTTGCAAAACACTCAGCTGAGAGAATTATGTGCCAATGGAGCTCTTCATCTCGCCCACGCAGCTGTCGAAATCGCACTCCATCGTGCCTTGGTCCGAATCACAACACCAGACACTCCCGCATCTCTTTACGAAGTTCTACGATCGACAGCTCGAGCCAAGCTACAGTCAGCGATTGAGTTGCTAGGATCTCTACGTCCCGAGCACACTGCTGCATTCTGGGGAAGCGCTGCAGCGTATCAAGCAGCCGAGATAGGATCTCTGGCCGGTCTACTCTGGGCAACTGCAGACTCATTCGATGAGATGGCGTGGTGTGCATCTCGAGTCGATGAGCTCAGATGGGCATTGAGAGTCCGTGGTGCAGCAGCTCCCTTCGCTAGAGAAGCATTGAGGCTGCTCGAGCGTGATATCGGTGGTCTCGGCATGGTAAAGACTGCCAATGACAGCATCTCATGA
- a CDS encoding related to allantoate transport protein, with the protein MGTESEVNAAQAPVGTRDEAIAIVGEEQHSIDPIVAARAVRKIDLFLIPAMIIGYGLVYYDKAILGSAVLFGMTTDLHLTIVDATTTPPTVDTRRLSWATSLFYFGMLAGLYPMTFALQRFNIGRVLGGVVVVWAAICMLTAAVTSYQGLYVQRFFLGFVESIIPTGFMCIVSGYYTQSEQSLRQSWWFSSTGLFTIIGGAMNYGFAQITGGGLKRWQYIYLLAGSLTFLFGLFCFIMPNSPVSAWFLTSEERFAAVERLRHGQTGVRCTKFKSSQLKEAVLDVKIWLVALMMASAYTVNGAVSGFGPLIVSTFGWSTLHSILFQFPLGGLCFIVILLTGWLGSKFTNIRIFMLIFTCLPVIAGCAIIWKSEWSYRAAAPVVGYSITGFFGGTVSLIITIGMSNVAGHTKKSFMAATIFVAYCVGNIVGPQLVWSQTKKDHYPALWLGLIICYIICICASTTLYFVLKNENKRRDALGLGDESERAKLAFQDLTDKENPYFRYVY; encoded by the exons ATGGGAACAGAAAGTGAAGTAAATGCCGCGCAGGCGCCGGTGGGAACGAgagatgaagccatcgccattGTAGGCGAGGAGCAGCACTCGATTGATCCCATTGTCGCGGCGCGCGCAGTTCGAAAAATTGATTTGTTTCTCATTCCCGCCATGATCATAGGCT ATGGCCTCGTATACTACGACAAAGCCATTCTCGGTTCAGCAGTTCTCTTCGGCATGACGACGGATTTACACCTCACCATCGTTGATGCAACGactacaccaccaacagtCGATACCCGTCGATTAAGCTGGGCGACGTCCCTGTTCTACTTTGGAATGCTGGCGGGTTTGTATCCCATGACATTTGCTCTTCAGAGGTTCAACATCGGTCGTGTTCTCGGCGGCGTGGTCGTTGTGTGGGCTGCTATCTGCATGCTCACTGCTGCGGTGACGTCCTACCAGGGCTTATACGTGCAGCGATTCTTCCTTGGTTTCGTGGAGAGTATCATCCCCACTGGGTTCATGTGTATTGTCTCGGGGTACTATACGCAATCTGAGCAGTCGCTGCGACAGAGTTGGTGGTTCTCGTCGACGGGACTGTTCACCATTATTGGTGGAGCGATGAACTATGGCTTTGCGCAGATTACTGGTGGTGGGTTGAAGAGATGGCAGTACATCTATCTCCTCGCTGGATCTCTCACCTTTCTTTTTGGACTgttctgcttcatcatgcCGAATTCGCCTGTGTCAGCTTGGTTCCTCACTTCTGAAGAACGTTTCGCTGCTGTTGAGCGCTTGAGACACGGACAAACTGGTGTGCGCTGCACCAAGTTCAAAAGCTCGCAACTGAAAGAAGCCGTCCTCGACGTCAAGATCTGGCTCGTCGCACTTATGATGGCATCAGCATACACCGTCAATGGCGCCGTAAGCGGTTTCGGACCCCTCATCGTCTCAACCTTCGGCTGGAGCACCCTCCACTCCATCCTGTTCCAATTCCCCCTCGGCGGACTGTGCTTCATCGTGATCCTCCTCACAGGTTGGCTAGGCTCCAAGTTCACCAACATCCGCATCTTCATGCTCATCTTTACATGTCTCCCCGTCATCGCAGGCTGCGCCATCATCTGGAAGAGCGAGTGGAGTTACCGCGCTGCTGCGCCGGTGGTGGGATACTCGATTACAGGATTCTTTGGGGGGACGGTGAGTCTGATAATCACTATTGGAATGTCTAATGTTGCGGGCCATACGAAGAAGAGTTTTATGGCTGCTACGATATTTGTGGCGTATTGTGTGGGAAATATTGTTGGACCGCAGCTTGTTTGGAGTCAGACGAAGAAGGATCACTATCCTGCTCTTTGGCTGGGGCTGATTATCTG TTACATCATTTGTATTTGTGCGTCGACTACGCTGTACTTTGTTCTGAAGAATGAGAACAAGAGGAGAGATGCTCTGGGGCTGGgagatgagagtgagagagCGAAGTTGGCGTTCCAGGACTTGACTGATAAGGAGAACCCTTACTTTCGTTACGTTTACTGA